In one window of Solanum pennellii chromosome 2, SPENNV200 DNA:
- the LOC107009171 gene encoding RING-H2 finger protein ATL8-like, whose translation MTRPSRFLLSTNSSSTPAAEPPSTVTVESDFVVILAALLCALICVVGLIAVARCAWLRRGIGAGGNGGSQPSANKGLKKKVLQSLPKFTYDPSSTANGAAFTAECAICLAEYAVGDEIRVLPQCGHSFHLQCIDTWLGSHSSCPSCRQILVVARCRKCGEFPAVSCKSDGAPVTTPAESRSCGTSTSSNNFLV comes from the coding sequence atgacTCGTCCTTCTAGATTTCTACTTAGCACCAACTCATCTTCAACGCCGGCGGCGGAGCCACCGTCGACGGTGACAGTGGAGTCTGATTTCGTTGTAATACTAGCTGCGTTGCTATGTGCGCTGATTTGTGTAGTAGGTCTCATCGCCGTCGCGAGATGTGCGTGGCTCCGGCGAGGAATCGGCGCCGGCGGGAACGGTGGTAGTCAACCGTCGGCGAATAAaggattgaagaagaaagtgttgCAATCGTTGCCTAAATTCACCTACGATCCAAGTAGTACGGCGAATGGTGCGGCGTTCACGGCGGAGTGTGCGATTTGTTTGGCGGAATACGCCGTCGGAGATGAGATCCGTGTGCTGCCGCAGTGTGGACATAGTTTTCATCTTCAGTGTATTGATACTTGGCTGGGCTCACACTCTTCATGTCCTTCTTGTCGTCAAATTCTCGTCGTTGCTCGGTGCCGGAAGTGCGGTGAGTTCCCGGCAGTTTCCTGTAAATCCGACGGAGCTCCGGTTACAACTCCGGCCGAGTCTCGTTCATGTGGTACATCTACTAGCTCAAATAATTTCTTGGTCTAG
- the LOC107008699 gene encoding MLO-like protein 8 — MAGGGDGTSRQLDQTPTWAVAGVCAVIILISIALEKILHKLGTWLTDRHKKALFEALEKVKAELMILGFISLTLVFSQYYIAGICIPPSVADTMLPCPANNKDAAKEEEHRRKLLWYERRILAGAEPKCKEGRVPLVTVEALHQIHILIFFLAVLHVLYSAITMWLGRLKIRGWKGWEQETSTHSYEFTNDPSRFRLTHETSFVRAHTSFWTRIPIFFYIGCFFRQFFKSVSKSDYLALRNGFISVHLAPGSKFNFQKYIKRSLEDDFKVVVGVSPVLWASFVLFLLLNVSGWQALFWASLIPLIIILAVGTKLQAVLTRMALDIKERHAVVQGIPLVQASDKYFWFGRPRLVLHLIHFALFQNAFQITYFLWIWYEYGLKSCFHDAFELVITKIVIGVGVLFVCSYITLPLYALITQMGSHMKKSIFDEQTSKALKKWHMAVKKRTGARGDRSPTRTLGNASPRSAMSSPVHPSGPGLHRYKTTGHSSRFQGYSDQEASDLENDPTTPMTRAEIATTHIDHDDTEIHVHIPQNGESTRNEDDFSFVKPAPQR, encoded by the exons ATGGCAGGTGGGGGTGATGGTACATCAAGGCAACTTGATCAAACACCAACTTGGGCTGTGGCTGGTGTTTGTGCAGTTATTATCCTCATTTCTATTGCCTTAGAGAAGATATTGCACAAACTTGGAACG TGGTTGACTGACAGGCATAAAAAAGCTCTCTTTGAGGCCTTGGAGAAGGTTAAGGCCG AGTTGATGATTCTCGGTTTCATCTCGTTAACCCTTGTATTTAGTCAATATTACATTGCTGGAATTTGTATCCCCCCAAGTGTTGCTGATACAATGTTGCCATGCCCTGCAAACAACAAAGATGCAGCAAAGGAGGAGGAACACCGTAGGAAGCTTTTATGGTATGAGCGTAGAATTTTGGCAGGTGCAGAGCCTAAATGCAAAGAG GGACGTGTACCTCTTGTTACTGTTGAAGCACTGCATCAAATACACatccttattttctttttggcaGTCCTTCATGTATTATACAGTGCGATTACCATGTGGTTGGGAAGACTTAAG ATTCGTGGCTGGAAAGGTTGGGAGCAAGAGACTTCAACCCATAGTTACGAGTTTACAAATG ATCCTTCAAGATTTAGACTTACTCATGAGACATCTTTTGTCCGAGCACATACTAGTTTCTGGACAAGGATCCCGATCTTCTTTTACATT GGATGCTTCTTCAGACAATTTTTCAAGTCTGTCAGTAAGTCAGACTACTTGGCTCTGCGCAATGGTTTCATAAGT GTTCATCTGGCTCCTGGAAGTAAATTTAACTTCCAAAAGTACATCAAGAGGTCATTAGAGGATGACTTCAAGGTAGTTGTCGGTGTCAG TCCAGTTTTATGGGCATCATTTGTGCTTTTCTTGCTTCTGAATGTTAGCG GGTGGCAAGCATTGTTCTGGGCATCCTTAATTCCTCTAATT ATCATTTTAGCTGTTGGAACAAAGCTTCAAGCTGTTTTGACTAGGATGGCCCTTGACATTAAAGAGAGACATGCAGTAGTTCAAGGAATCCCTCTTGTACAAGCCTCAGACAAATATTTTTGGTTTGGTCGACCACGACTGGTTCTTCACCTCATTCATTTTGCCTTATTTCAG AATGCATTCCAGATAACATATTTTCTGTGGATATGG TATGAGTATGGGCTAAAATCTTGCTTCCACGACGCATTTGAGCTGGTCATTACAAAAATTGTTATAGG AGTGGGAGTCTTATTCGTATGCAGTTATATCACTCTTCCACTTTATGCCCTTATAACTCAG ATGGGATCCCATATGAAAAAATCCATCTTTGATGAGCAAACCTCCAAGGCACTAAAGAAGTGGCATATGGCTGTGAAGAAGCGGACAGGAGCGAGGGGTGACAGGTCCCCTACCCGAACACTGGGTAATGCAAGTCCAAGGTCTGCAATGAGCTCACCTGTGCACCCATCAGGCCCTGGTCTTCATCGATACAAAACCACTGGTCACTCATCGCGTTTCCAGGGCTACAGTGATCAAGAAGCATCCGACCTTGAAAATGATCCAACAACACCGATGACTCGTGCAGAGATAGCAACTACACATATTGATCATGATGACACAGAAATTCATGTGCATATTCCTCAAAATGGAGAATCTACTAGGAATGAAGATGACTTCTCATTTGTGAAGCCTGCTCCTCAAAGGTGA